The window TTTAGAAGCAATATCAGAGTTTGCAAAGGAATTAACTGAAGAATTACGCAAACATCCAGAAGTCAAAGTTTGTTTCGGTGTAGATGAAAATATTAGCGTAGAAGAATTATTAAATAAAATTTTTATAGATTTGCTAAATAAAAATTATGAGCAAAGTAACGAATCTTATCCAATTACTCGGATTACTTATGACCAAATTAAAAAGATAAATAATTTTAGTAATTTAGCATATATAGAGCAATTTGAATCCAATGGGAATGGCGAATATGATCTCTTATATAGAGGATATACTGTTCACTTATTTCTAGATCAATCTAAATGGTGGCTTTATAGAATTAGAAGAAGTAATTCATCTATTTTTGAACATAGTAATACAAGACGCTCGCGCAATATATACTTTGCGATTGGGAGAGCTATTGACCAAATAGAAAAAGAGATTGAAATAAATTGGAAAAATAGTATGAGTAACCCTGAGTAAACTAGATTTACTACTAAGTAGTAAATTAATCCATATAACTGCAAGTTTACCATCTTATTCAAGTCTGATCGCCTTCCGAGGTTATACCAGCGTTGCAAGTCTGCACCTATTACCATATAAGGCGGTGAGTGACTTGCCTAATTGTCTACACTCGCTTCTATACCCCCGGTTGATAAAGCCTCAATATAATTCCCCAAAATAGATTCATTATAATTGCCGCCGTTTGTATTAATATTCTTAACGTAATTAATAATGTTAATTATGTTTTTATCAGTAAATAAATTACTATTCATAATATTTTGTAGACTAAAAGGTGCTGCCTTAAATGCTGTGATTTTACCCCCTGCATGACCAAATTTTGAACCATAAAGTGACCGAAAGTTAACGTAATTTCAAGCTTTTGAGCCAATCAACAACTTAACTTTATGAATCAAATTATGTCCGCGTGTTTTAAATGTGAACCATAATACAACCAAAAGTTTTATTTTTAGACTTGGTAAAAAATGCCGAGCAAGACACACTAATTTAGTCGAAAATTTTAAACTTTTGGTCAAAATATGATTCAAAATGTCCACAATATGGTTCAAAAACACGTTTAGTCGAAAATTCAGTGATTAAGCGATCGCCCGATACTTGGTTTTAAAAGCTCTCGATCAAGAACACGTACAAATGAACTATAAAACCCACGTTGCCTCCTGGAATTAGGTTTTGACGTTTTTGGACTACATTTATAACTTTGAAGTATATGTTGGTTCTTGGCAACTTTTGGTGATCTTGGTTGAGACAAGGCAGAAGGCAGACGGCAGAGGGCAGAAGGAAGGAGAAAGGAAAAATTTCCACAATTGAAGCTCTGCTTGGATTATAAAATATCTGCATCACTTGAAAGCCGTCAGCGATCGCCCCAAAAGGTCACAAGTCCCACGCCCAGATAACAAAATGTTTTAAAACCTTCTGCCGTCTGCCTTCTGCCATCTGCCTTAAAGTGCGTAACTTTCAATGATCACCAAAATCTGACAAGAACCTATATGTTGGTCTAGTGCGGAGTGAAGCGTATCGTGTCCGTTTGGTCAAAATATGGTTCAAATCACAAATGCTGGGCGTTGCTCATCAAAATTTGTAATGATTACTCCACTATATTGACTCACATAAAATTTAATCCAATCACAAGCTATATCTAGCTCTTCGTTAGAATGAGCATTACAATTGGCATAAGTTACTCTTTGGTTCAATTCATTTTCTATATCAGTGTTAAGGCTGGAAGAGTTACTAGTAAAAAAAACCATTGGAGTAATCTTGATTGGCTCTGCTAGTCTATCTGTAGAAACCACCTGTAAGTTATCAACTAAAACGTATATTTGTGGAATCCTGCTCATGTGTATAAAATGATTTTCTAAAAAATTGGGTAAAAATTTAACTTTGCCGATGATATTGAAATACAATTTGTAGTCATCAAAATCAATTTTACTTACAAGCCTGTCAGGAATAGCAAGCGGTATACCTGAATGACAATAGTTATCTGAAGTCGCAGTGCATAGTAAACATTCTTGATTTTCTACTGTCACTGGCTTAAATCTTACAGAACCCACCCCCCCTTCTATCATGTGAAATTTACCATGTGGGTTATAAAATTTAATGCCTTTTTCTTCACGAAGGTAATGTTTAGCATCCATTCTTGCTCTGAAAGCATCTTCTGTATGATATAAACCGGGAGTACGTGGAAACCAATCAACTATCCGAAAGCCTTCTAATATCAAAGACTTAAAAGCAGTATTACGTTCGCGTAGTAACACTTTCCAAAAATCCTCATTTGATTTAAAGCCAAAATCAGTTCCATTTTGTTGAAAATTACCCGGCTTTTGCAAATTTGTATTCTTGAAATGTTGTAATAAAAAATTGATTACTTGTTTCGGAGGTAGTTCTGCTATTACTTTTTGCATATTTTAATTAGCGTTAGAAACAATAGTGAACCCTAGCTGATTTAAGAAAAGACTAGCAGATAGCCGAAAATTAGTATTATCGGCGTTTCGTTCAATGTTAATAGGTTTTGATTATAACCTTCGCCTCGTGAAAGAGTTGTATCTTCCTATTTCCGTTTGAACTCCATTTGAGCGAAGTGGTCTTGCAGCAGTTTGTGGATGAAGCGGTAACGACCACCAACACGCTGGAGGAATAATCGCTCGGTGCAGTAGTCGAGGAAACGGGCATAGTTCCAGGGGATGAGTTTGCTTTGGTAAAGAAAAAGATGCAACATAAAGTGTTGGGCATAATCGTCACTCATTCCAAGCATTCCAACAAGCAGGAATTGCACCCCGAATAATAGCCCCAAAGACAGCCCTCCAAACAGCCCTCCAAACAGCCCTATAAACAGCCCCAAAAAAGACCATGAAGGTATCCCAAGAAGAGGCAGCCCATAAATTAGTCCATTCATCATTGTAAAAAGTCCAAGAGGCAGCCCCATAACCAGCCCAAATATCAGCCCAAAAGACAACCAACACACTAGTCCATCTGTCAGTCGAACACACAGGCAGCGCATCATCAAAATCGGGAGACGCATCAAAGCAATCAGTCCACCATTCGGTCTAGCATTCAGCCCACCGCTCAGTCCAACACCCATTCCTAAAATCAGTCCAACACTCAACCCAGGCATCCACCCATAAATCAACTCAACACCTAGCCCTCCTACAAACCCACCAATTAGTCCAACAATCACCCAATACTTCTTTTGTTGATCAAGCGGAAGTATATAGAACACAATGTAAGGGGGGATCTCCCTAATCAAAAACTCTGTTTGATTAACCTTTTCCATTTGCCATGCCAGCCAGATTAACCAGTGAAGAGTCTGTCTGGGCGTAGGTGGTATGCGCCTGCGATAGGGACTGCTCTCAATCTCAAACGGCCGATGCAACATTTGCTCCACATACCCATCCAGCAAGTACTGAAGTTGATCGTTTGCGGTCTGCAATTGCTGCCATTGTTCCGTTGTGTTTTGAGGGTAGGTAAGTACTGCTATACTGAGTAACAAAGGGGTACGCAGGAACGCTAACAATTCGGGACTGCGGGCGATCAAGTCCCATAACTCCTGCCGTCTAACCTTGGTCAGGTAGTTCTGAATTTGTTGATCGCTCAACCCTTTCAAGTAAACCGCCCCGTTTAATTGCAGAGTAGTCTTGTAGTTCTCGTACTCTTCAATCCGGCTACACACCACCGCATAGCGCGGTGCAGATTCTCCAGCCAGAAAGCCATTGATCTGCCGAACACATAAATTCTGCCGTTCTGGAGCCACCTCATCCAATCCGTCCAGAAGGGGCAGCACAACTTGTTCTGTTACCCACTGCTTCCCTATCTTTTTGTCAAATCCATATCTAGTAGTCTACCAAGGGAACTTTGCTAAGTAAAACCTCTAATTGGTAAAATAGCCAAAAACGGGGTGTAATATGGCAAAAAAGTACATTGTTGACTTGAATGAAGATGAAGTTTCTCAGCTACAAGCAATAATTAAAAAAGGTAAGCACAAAGCAAGAACCATAACCCGTGCAAACATTCTTCTGATGGCTGCTGAAGGAGAAACGGATCAAGCGATCGCTAGCATAGTTAGAGCGCATGTTGCAACAGTGCAACGAATACGAGAAAAATTCGTCATTGGAGGGTTAGATTTTGCTTTAAAGGATGAAGTTCATCCACCAAAACCTAAAAAGTTAGATGAAAAACAAGAAGCATTTTTGATTGCAACAGCTTGTTCTAATCCACCAGTTGGAAGAGTACGTTGGACAATGCAATTATTAGCAGATCATTTAGTGAACGTTGGTATCATAGATTCAATCTCAGATGAAACAGTACGTCAAACTTTAAAAAAAATGAAATCAAGCCTTGGTTGAAAGAACAATGGTGTATTCCTGAAGTTAACGCAGAATATGTTTTCCGAATGGAAGATGTGCTGGATCTATACAATGAGCCTTATGATCCTAAACGCCCTGTAGTCTGCTTTGATGAACGTCCATACCAATTAGTAGAAGAAGTAAGGCTTCCTTTGCCACCAGAGCCGGAGCAGCCTGAACGTTATGATTTTGAGTATAAACGTAAGGGGACAGTAAATTTATTTGCATGTTTTCAACCCTTGGCAGGCTGGCGGCATATCGAAGTTACAGAACGTCGAACTAAAGCCGATTTTGCTAAACAGATGAAAAATTTAGTAGATGTTTGTTACCGAGATGCTGATGTTATTCGTTTAGTAGTTGATAACTTGAATATTCATACGCCCAGTGCATTATACGAAGTTTTTCCACCAGAAGAAGCACGTCGAATTATTCAAAAATTAGAGTTTCACTATACTCCTAAACACGCTTCTTGGCTGAATCAAGTAGAAATTGAATTATCTGTTTTATCTCGCCAATGTTTAGAACGGCGTATTCCTAATGCAGAAACATTAACTTCTGAGATTGCCGCTTGGGAGAAACAACGTAATCAGCAAAAAGCTAGTGTCTATTGGGGTTTTCAAACCAAAGACGCTCGCCGAAAAATGCAGCGTTTATATCCGAATTTAACCTAGCAAAGTTGGCTTGGCAGACTACTAGGTTTAGATTTCAGTTCTGCCACCAACCAATCAGTTAGAGATTGGCGGTCATCTTTCCATGAGGATAAGTTTAATAAAACCGGAACGGGATAATCAGGGTGTTCTTCCGCACGTTTGATTAAAGCTTGTGCTAGTTCTAATAGTGTGGTTGTTTTACCTGCCCCTGGCGCACCTAAAATTAACAGTTTACCTGCAATTTCTTCAGAATCAAAAACTTCTAAAATTGTTGTGGTATCTGGGAGAGGTTCAGCAGGCTTTAAGCCAATTTTTATCTCAGCATCCCAAGGTCTTTTTACCTGCTGGGGTTGCGGCTCTTTACCCAAATTAATCAGCACGGTCTTGTGTAGAGATTGCCTTAACCGTGCTGTAACTTCTTCCTTAACTGCGGCTAATAGTAACCGCTCGTTCTTGGGTCTGGCAGGGTTGCCTATTGGTGTTGTCTGCTGACCACCTAGAATATTAAAAATATTTTGAAAAACATTACCTTGAATATAGTCGCCTTCAATCCGTTCGTTATAATTACCTCCTTCAGTATTGATATTGCGGTTTTCAGGCGGGTTCGGCTCTTCCATATTTTTGCATGAGCTAAATTTTCAGCCTAGAAGCTGCGGGTTGGTAAACTATGAACTTAGAAGTATGTTAATTCAGTTTCCTTAATCTTCTATCTCTACTTCCTGCCAGCCTTTGATAGCACCAACAATAAAAGCGCCTGCTGGGTTATCAATAGCTTTTTCAAAAGCAGCCAAGCCACCTTCTTTAACCGCATTTATTACTCGTTTTTTCAATGTTGGGTTGCTTTCAATGCGATTTATGGCTTCTGCCGCTACTACCATTTGCTGTGATGTAGTGGTGGTAGGGTAAGTTTGCTCTAGCTGTTTTAGCAATTGCTGAATCTCAGCAGCAGCTTGGGCAAGGCTCTGCGGTTGTCCAGCCGCGTAGTAATTACCTTGGATATAATCGCGTTCAATGCGCTCGTTATAGTTGCCGCCGCCTGTGTTGATATTGCGATCGCCAGCCATTGTTGTATCTCCTTGAACTACTCGGTTGCCGTCACCTTGGACGTTATTGACATTGCCACTAACAGAACCATCAATTGAGAAGCTACCTGGATTTTGATTCATAGAACCTACATTATGTATTGTATTTATATAATAGATGTTAGGACTTTTTAGAATAAATTCCTTAAAAATACTGTCTATGGTATTTGAATTATCATATTCTAAATCTAATTGGAGATCCTGAATTTCTAGAGTAAAATCTAATATTCTAGTTTTTATAGTGTCTAAAATCCCTACAACCACATCAAAGCTAACTAATCTATAGGCACGTACCAACGATGCATTTGTATAAGTTTCTAGATGAGGATATACCGACATTGGTAAACTAAATGGAATTGATTCTCCATTAGATGATTCAATAATTGCTTGTAAAGCAGCAACACTTTCAAAAAAACGTCTTGTATGTAAAGACTCTATATGTTCTCTTGGAAAAGTCGATTTTATCCCTAGAGGTCTTTGATTAAGAAATACAATATTTCCAAAATGGAGTCCTTGTAAATCGCCAAATATAGGTACATATTCTAAAATTCTATAATCTGGCAATTCTATCCCCTCAGAATAACCTGTTAATTCATAATTAACCCAGGTTTTGAATGGAGAATAATTTAATTTATATGCTAAAGATTTGCACTGCCTCAATATGTCAGCTAACCTTATCTCTTGAGTATGACAGTTAATTTCAATATTCTTAATTAAATTTAATATTTCATTGGATTTAGACATATTTTTCGTTTCTAAAAATAATCATTAATGAATTGTTTATATAATTAAAATTTTATTTAAAATTAGCAGAGTTTTATGATAAATAATCGTCTAACATTAGAAACAACAGTTAACCATAGCTGATTTGAGGAAAGGTTAGGAGATAGCCAAAAAATTTTATTATCGGCGTTTGTTTCAAAGTTTCATGTCTACACTTTGGTGTAGAAACAGCCCAGATTTCAACGGCTCAAGCCTTCGGAATAACTTTCTTGTCGCCGGGAATAGTGATTGCCCCGCTTCGAGGTATCTCCTTTATCTCCTTATACTTTTTAACAGGTTTTGATTATAACCTTCCCCTCGTAAATTGGTTGTATCTTCTAATTTCGTTTAAACTCCATTTGGGCGAAGTGGTCTTGCAGTAGTTTGTGGATGAAGCGATAGCGACCACCAACACGTTGAAGAAATAGGCGCTCTGTGCAGTAGTTGAGAAAACGGGCGTAGTTCCAGGGGATGTAGCCGCTTTGCCATAAAGTAATACGTAATGCTAAATGTTGAATACAAGCAAGTCCACCGAAACCGTCAGTAATTGGTAGAAAGTACACAGCAAGAATCCATGAAACAAGTGCATCTGAGAAAAAGGGTATACATATTGCAATTATCAAAATAACAGCTATATAAATAGAGTTTTTAGCAGATTCCTTAATTCCTTGATTTGGGTAAAACTTGCTATTTACATCTACTCGTAAACCTAGAATTAAACCAAGTATAAACCCTCTCACTAGACCTAGAGCCAACCCAAGCACTAAACCTAAGATTAATATCAAAATCGGTACTAGAAATGCTATTAGTATCAAATACCAAAATCCAGAGCTTGCTGCTATTATTAGTGAAATAATCAATACTATGGCTGATACGAGGATAATAAAACCAGATACAATATCTCTTCCACGAGATATACCTGAGCTTAATCCATAAATAAAACCTTTGATGAATCCATTCCCAAATCTCTTGAACTCCTCCTTTTTCAAAGGAAACTTTAAATATTCAAGAGTCTCTATTCTTTTTAAACCAATATTGAATCCAGTCATAGCGCCTATAATAAATCCACTACAATTAAATATAAAGTCAATATTTTTGCAAAAATATTGTATTTCATTTATATAAATAAAAACTAATAGATTCGTTTTAGCAAATTCTAATAAACTATTACATGAAGAGGAAGCTGTAGCTATTACACAAAAAGCGATGATTAACATTGCGACTAGCCATTTTGATGAATTTCCACTTTTCAAATATTCTTCAGCTTGTTTAATATCTTGTTCAATTATACTTTTAATATCTTCAAAAGAATTAATATGATGTTTTTGATTATCTTTTTTATCATTGAAGGCTAAATTCAGGGTTATTACTAATAATATAATTACCCAACTTATAAATTGTCCGATAATTCCGCATAAAACTACTAATATTAATCTATACAATACTTTCTGATAAGACTTACTTAATAGATCAGGCTGCATATCTTCAATTAAAAAGTCAGACCTACCTTGCAATTGAATATTCTGAGCTACCCAGCATAGTTTTAAACAAGTTTCCTTAATCGTAGGCAGAGATTCCTGTTTAAATAAACTTTGCTTAAGACTGCGAGTAAACATTTGATGGATGTACGCATCCAGTAGTCTCTGCCTGAAATTTTCACTAGAAGTTATTTGTTTCCAATCGTTCTCTGAAAGCTGAGGAAAGACTAAGATAGTTACACTAAGCAAGAGTGGATTGCTAAGTAATTCTAGCAGAACAGAGTTGTTATGAAGAAAATTCCAGAAGTTATCTAGTTCAACTCTTTCAAGAAAAAGCTGAATTTGGGAGTTAGTAAAACCATGCAAAGAAATTGCTCCATTAAGAAGGAGTAGATTTGTGTATGCGTTATAATTTTCAATTCGACTACAAACTACTAGATATGGGGGTCTATTCTCATTTTTAAGAAACTGGTTAATTGCTTCAACACAGAATGGTTGCTGATGCAGTGACACCTCATCTAATCCATCTAGCATTGGTAAAATCAGACGGGATTCCAACCATTGCTTACTTATACTAGGTCGAACACCATACTTTGATTTTAGTTCTGAGATTAACCATTTTTCCAGCTTCGGACGCTTATTTTGCCATGAAGATAAGTTAAGTAAAATAGGAACAGGATAATCTGGTTGTTCTTCGGCACGTTTAATTAATTCTCGTGCTAGTTCTAATTGCGTGGTTGTTTTACCTGCTCCTGGTTCACCTAAAATTAACAGTTTACCTGCAATTTCTTGTGAGTCAAAAACTTCTAAAATTGTTGTGGTATCTGAGAGAGGTACAGCAGGTTTTAAACCAATTTTTATCTCAGCATCCCAAGGGCGTTTTACTTGTTGCGGTTGTGATTCTTTACCCAAATTAATCAGCACAGCATTGTGTAGAGATTGTCTTAACCGTGCTGTAACTTCTTCCTTGACTGCGGCTAATAATATCCGTTCATTCTTTGGTCGTTCAGGGTTGCCTACTGGTGTTGTCTGCTGCCCAAAGATTAATTCCTTGATGACGAACATCAAGTTGTTATTACCCTGAACTACTGTATTACCATCCCCCAGAACAGCTTGGTTATCATTACCCTGAACGGCTCGGTTTTGATTCCCCTGAACTACATTTTGAGATATAGAACTATCAGCCTGCTGCGTTGAATTTACATCAGGCTGTTGTTCAAAGTTATCAGGCGGCTGGCTCATAAATCAGTTCTACAATCCCAACAGGTGAGAACCAGCAGCAACACCTAACCAAGTTGCAACTTTCACAATAATCGGCTTGGCTATTGTCCAGACTTTCTGACCAGCTTCCACGCCCTTACTTGTTTTTTCAAGTGTTTCTGCCACAGTTCCCAAACGCTCTAATGCTCGTTGCTTATTTGGTTCTTCTTTATCTGTGGCTTTCTTAGCTGCACTCAAGTCTTCAATTACTTCTTCTTTAGTGTCGGCTGGGAGTTCTGCACCTTGAATTAAAGTTTCTAATTGTGCCAGTAACTTGACAACATCCTCTTTAGTTAGTGATTCTCCGGTATCTGCCCCCACTTGATTTTGTTGTGTTACTTGATTATTGTCACCAAGGACAGCCTGATTATTATCTCCTTGCACTGCGCGGTTGTTATCGCCTTGAACGTTGTTGACGTTGCCGCTTACTGAACCACCAACTGAGAAGTTACCTGGATTTTGATTCATGGAACCTACACTATGTATTGTATTTATATAATAGATGTTAGGACTTTTTAGAATAAATTCCTTAAAAATACTGTCGATTGTATTTGAATTATCATATTCTAAATCTAATTGGAGATCCTGAATTTCTAGAGTAAAATCTAATATTCTAGTTTTTATAGTATCTAAAATTCCGGCAATTAAATTGACACTAATAATTCTATAGGCAATGACTAAGGAGGTGTCAGAATAACCAGTTTCTAAATAAGGTAATATTGATTGTGGTAAGGGAAAACGTAGTACCTGGTTATTTGCTGAATCAATCATTGATTGTAAGTTAGCTACATTATTACGAAAAGGAAATCTGTGTAAAATTTCTATATGCTCTTTTAAAATCCTTGGGTCAACTTCTATAGGAGTTTTTTTGATAGTTACAATATTTCCAAAATGATTACCGATCAAGTCTCCAAACAAAGGTACGTTATCTATAATTCTATATTGTGGTAATTCTATATCTTCTGGATATCCAATTAACTCGTAATTGACCCATGTTTTCAGAGGGATATAATTTAATTTATATCCTAAAGATTTACATTGCCTTAATATATCAGATAGTTTGATTTCTTGACTATGACAATTTCTTTCAATGCTCTTAATTAAAATTAATAATTCATTATTCATTGACAAAATTTTCAGATAATTAATAATATAATTTTAGAGAATTCAGAAATAGTTTTGTATCAGACTGTTATTTATCATAATTATAAGGTAGTGGTTTGTTCATAATTTTAGTTCTATAACTCCAACGGCTAAAGTTTGCACCTGTTAGATTCGCCCCTGTAAAATCTGCACTGCGAATATCTGTATAGCTAAAGTTCGCACCCGCAAGGTCTTTCCTCCCTTTGAAGTTGCGTCCTTGGAGATTTCGACCGGAGAAGTCTTGGGGCATGGCTGGGTGCTGTATATAAACTGCTTTTTGGATACAGATATACCATGAACAATTCCAGAATTTTAACGCTTTAAGTTGATTGACTATTTTTAAGAGAAAAATTTAATGGAAATTGCAAGTCATAAACACCCTCGCTACGACGGGAGCGAACGCCGACTTTAGGCAAGAGGTAGACGAGCAATTGGGGAATTCACAGCAACTCTTGTAAAGGGCGAATCTCTTGGGCAGGAACTTAAGCCAGACTATGAAGCGATATGTGAGCGTACCCTTAACTTGCCTGAGATGGGGCGGCAGTCGGCAGAGGCAAGGCGATTGACGCATTTATCAGGGAATTGTCTAAGGGTGAGCGCTAACAATAAAACCCCTGGTGATTTACCAAGGGCTAATGTCTCCTGTCTTAACTCTGTCTAAATGTCTGTCTGCTCTGTCCATTGCTGCATAAGGATTCTGTCTAATTCTGTCCGTTCTGTCCGTCTGTCTGAAAATCGCTGATTTCGATGGTATTAGCATCTAGCCAGACGGCCAGACTGTTCTCAACCAACTCATTAAACAGTCGCTTCAACTCCTCCGAACTAAAACCGTTGACCTTTTACCTTAAAGTTGGGCTGTATCTCCTGTATGACTGCCGATGTTCGAGAAGTGCGCTGGAGGAATTGCAGCAACGATTGGGCAATGGGTGTTAGTGATTGGGTTGGGCTAGAGTCTGCTGGGGGCTTCTCTAAATTAAATTCGAGTTGCCAGATGCGCTCTGCTGTTTTGTGATCGGTGGAAAGTTGGGGTTGAGTTGGGCTTTCTCCTGCCTGTGGCACTGGGCTATCAAGCCGAAAATCAATTCGCTTGTGGTCGAGCTTAGGCAGTTCAATATCAATCCATTGCCCATGCCCAGGTAGCTTAATCCTACCTCTACCACTGGCTTTTGCTTCTGTGGTGATTGGGTCAATAGTTGCAATTAGTTCTACTTCCAACAATGCAGCATCCCGAAGTTTTGATAGTCCTTTAGCTTTGGCTAAAATCTCCATTGTGCGGTCGTGAGCTACAAACAAAGGAATCATCAATTGTTTGCGAGATTCGGTCATGGCACACCGAAACCATTTACCAATAAAATCAGGGTCGGGCTTCCATTTTTCATCCTCACAATCGTCCGGCATTGGCTCAATTATGTTATCTGTCCATGTCGTAAATTCTTCACAGATAACTGATAGCATCTTGCCGCTATTTCTTAACCGTTCTGTCCACTGTTCTTCAGTCATGCCACTCTTGCGGTAATCTTCATAGCGCTGGCGCATTTCATCCATGTACCATTGCATGAATTCGGCTATTTCTTTGTAGCCAGTAATCAGCCGCACACCTCGCCACTCGACCTGTGTGCCGTGCGGGTCAAGCGCTACGATGTTCCACCCAGCTTGTACTTTCTTCCAGATAATCTCTCTGGTAGTCCAGGATTTACCAGCACCCATGCCACCAAAGATTAAAGTGGGTAGCCGATAGTGTTTTTGATCCAGCGATATTTGTCAGTGGGAGCGATCGCTTGGCTGTCTGCCCCAGTAACCTTATCGTTGGGGTCAATCGTCCCCTGTAGAGTCTGGCTACCTTGTAGATAGGGCGTTTTCATCTCTCGCAACTGCTTAATATACTCCGCCTTCTGTTCTTCACTCATCCCAGCCGTCTGCGCCTCAAAGATTGCGTCAGTTGCCTCCATCTGGGTAACTTCAATCTCAGTGTGGGCGTAAATCTCGCTTTGGTGATATCAACAGTGCGATCATTAGCGATTAAATCCAAGTCGGCTTGTAGTTGGACTTCTGCGATCGCAACATCTCGGTAACTCTCCAACAACTCGGAACGTGCGGCCATTTCTGCTTTTGCAGCATCCCGTTTTTGGGCAATGTCTTCAAAAACTGCTCTCTGCTTCTCTTCCGATTGGCAGTGCCGCAGCATCCACCCAGCTAGCGCAAAACCCCAGGAATCCCCCAAACGCCCAAAACGGTTTATATGGGTTAGTCGCTTTCACGAGTCCGTTAACGCCCATTGCTGGGTCACGCACTACTTGAGGGGCATTCCAGACAGTTTCCATTCTTGCCAGTAGAAGGGGTCATGCGAAACGGTCGGTTATCTTTATCCCGACACACCAATGTTTTTGAAGGGGTTTTGATGCAGAAGTAGATCCGATCGCTGCTGGTTCCTTGCCAAGCCATTGCTGCCGAGCTAATTCCCACAGTTAAACTCAGCCCAATTGCGACAGCTTTCTTGTCCATCGGTAGCGACCAAACCACAACATTAAACCCGATTGCTGTGACTCGGATAACTGTTTATGTTTCTCAGATAGATAGTTCATTTACCTCTCCTACTACCAAATAGAAAAACATTAATATCGCTAGAAATATGCCCACTCCTGCACCATCCATCCAACTTGAAGATTCAGCAGTTTTTGGTTTATAAACCGACTCAATTGAAGTATTAGCAGTAATAGTAGAAGTTCTCGCTTCATTCCATTCACTAATCGGGTCAGAGAGCGCACACAATAAAGCCAGTGATGCACTGCAACCAGTCATTAAAT is drawn from Nostoc sp. KVJ3 and contains these coding sequences:
- a CDS encoding pentapeptide repeat-containing protein, producing MPQDFSGRNLQGRNFKGRKDLAGANFSYTDIRSADFTGANLTGANFSRWSYRTKIMNKPLPYNYDK
- a CDS encoding NACHT domain-containing protein — translated: MSQPPDNFEQQPDVNSTQQADSSISQNVVQGNQNRAVQGNDNQAVLGDGNTVVQGNNNLMFVIKELIFGQQTTPVGNPERPKNERILLAAVKEEVTARLRQSLHNAVLINLGKESQPQQVKRPWDAEIKIGLKPAVPLSDTTTILEVFDSQEIAGKLLILGEPGAGKTTTQLELARELIKRAEEQPDYPVPILLNLSSWQNKRPKLEKWLISELKSKYGVRPSISKQWLESRLILPMLDGLDEVSLHQQPFCVEAINQFLKNENRPPYLVVCSRIENYNAYTNLLLLNGAISLHGFTNSQIQLFLERVELDNFWNFLHNNSVLLELLSNPLLLSVTILVFPQLSENDWKQITSSENFRQRLLDAYIHQMFTRSLKQSLFKQESLPTIKETCLKLCWVAQNIQLQGRSDFLIEDMQPDLLSKSYQKVLYRLILVVLCGIIGQFISWVIILLVITLNLAFNDKKDNQKHHINSFEDIKSIIEQDIKQAEEYLKSGNSSKWLVAMLIIAFCVIATASSSCNSLLEFAKTNLLVFIYINEIQYFCKNIDFIFNCSGFIIGAMTGFNIGLKRIETLEYLKFPLKKEEFKRFGNGFIKGFIYGLSSGISRGRDIVSGFIILVSAIVLIISLIIAASSGFWYLILIAFLVPILILILGLVLGLALGLVRGFILGLILGLRVDVNSKFYPNQGIKESAKNSIYIAVILIIAICIPFFSDALVSWILAVYFLPITDGFGGLACIQHLALRITLWQSGYIPWNYARFLNYCTERLFLQRVGGRYRFIHKLLQDHFAQMEFKRN
- a CDS encoding IS630 family transposase (programmed frameshift), translating into MAKKYIVDLNEDEVSQLQAIIKKGKHKARTITRANILLMAAEGETDQAIASIVRAHVATVQRIREKFVIGGLDFALKDEVHPPKPKKLDEKQEAFLIATACSNPPVGRVRWTMQLLADHLVNVGIIDSISDETVRQTLKKNEIKPWLKEQWCIPEVNAEYVFRMEDVLDLYNEPYDPKRPVVCFDERPYQLVEEVRLPLPPEPEQPERYDFEYKRKGTVNLFACFQPLAGWRHIEVTERRTKADFAKQMKNLVDVCYRDADVIRLVVDNLNIHTPSALYEVFPPEEARRIIQKLEFHYTPKHASWLNQVEIELSVLSRQCLERRIPNAETLTSEIAAWEKQRNQQKASVYWGFQTKDARRKMQRLYPNLT
- a CDS encoding NACHT domain-containing protein, giving the protein MLPLLDGLDEVAPERQNLCVRQINGFLAGESAPRYAVVCSRIEEYENYKTTLQLNGAVYLKGLSDQQIQNYLTKVRRQELWDLIARSPELLAFLRTPLLLSIAVLTYPQNTTEQWQQLQTANDQLQYLLDGYVEQMLHRPFEIESSPYRRRIPPTPRQTLHWLIWLAWQMEKVNQTEFLIREIPPYIVFYILPLDQQKKYWVIVGLIGGFVGGLGVELIYGWMPGLSVGLILGMGVGLSGGLNARPNGGLIALMRLPILMMRCLCVRLTDGLVCWLSFGLIFGLVMGLPLGLFTMMNGLIYGLPLLGIPSWSFLGLFIGLFGGLFGGLSLGLLFGVQFLLVGMLGMSDDYAQHFMLHLFLYQSKLIPWNYARFLDYCTERLFLQRVGGRYRFIHKLLQDHFAQMEFKRK